A stretch of the Actinoalloteichus fjordicus genome encodes the following:
- a CDS encoding 5-dehydro-4-deoxyglucarate dehydratase, which produces MRLERVLFFPTTPFDADGTVATERLAESLRAGLAHRPGGIFTACGTGELHALTVAEHELVVRTTVAVAGEEPAAAVPVIAGAGGPLPVAIAQARNAARAGADAILLLPPYLVKGPEAGLIAYVRTVAEASPVPVIFYQRANAVLSVAASVTVAGIPGVIGIKDGVGDLDRMHGIVIAVRAAMGPDFLFFNGLPTAELTAAAYRGIGVELYSSAAFAFAPEVASAFQRALAAGSAQVDALLRGFYQPLGRLRDAVPGYAVALVKAGQRLRGFDVGGVRPPLVDLTEAHLEDLRAILATGLDLVDARPRQPE; this is translated from the coding sequence GTGAGGCTGGAGCGCGTTCTCTTCTTCCCGACGACCCCGTTCGACGCCGACGGCACGGTCGCGACCGAGCGACTCGCGGAGAGCCTGCGTGCCGGGCTGGCCCACCGACCAGGCGGGATCTTCACGGCCTGCGGTACCGGCGAGCTGCACGCGCTGACCGTGGCGGAACACGAACTCGTCGTCCGCACCACCGTGGCGGTGGCGGGCGAGGAACCTGCGGCGGCCGTCCCGGTCATCGCCGGAGCGGGCGGACCGCTGCCGGTCGCGATCGCTCAGGCACGCAATGCCGCGCGGGCGGGCGCCGATGCGATCCTGCTGCTGCCGCCCTACCTGGTCAAGGGCCCGGAGGCCGGTCTGATCGCCTACGTGCGGACGGTGGCCGAGGCCAGTCCCGTGCCGGTGATCTTCTATCAACGGGCCAACGCGGTCCTCTCCGTCGCCGCCTCGGTGACCGTCGCAGGCATCCCCGGCGTCATCGGCATCAAGGACGGGGTCGGCGATCTCGACCGGATGCACGGGATCGTCATCGCCGTCCGAGCGGCGATGGGACCCGACTTCCTGTTCTTCAACGGCCTGCCGACCGCCGAGCTGACGGCCGCGGCGTACCGGGGGATCGGCGTCGAGCTCTACTCCTCGGCTGCCTTCGCCTTCGCCCCCGAGGTGGCCTCGGCGTTCCAGCGGGCCCTCGCCGCCGGATCGGCCCAGGTGGATGCGCTGTTACGCGGCTTCTACCAGCCGTTGGGGCGACTGCGCGACGCCGTGCCCGGCTACGCGGTCGCCCTGGTCAAGGCGGGCCAGCGACTGCGCGGGTTCGACGTCGGGGGCGTTCGGCCGCCGCTGGTCGACCTCACCGAGGCACACCTCGAGGATCTGCGCGCCATCCTGGCCACCGGACTCGACCTGGTGGACGCTCGGCCGAGGCAGCCGGAGTGA
- a CDS encoding 3-hydroxyacyl-CoA dehydrogenase NAD-binding domain-containing protein, giving the protein MPDEVVTRAITRLVRVPGLEKPIALITIDNGHDHTRPSTLGPQGLVSLNDALDTAFAAEPAAIAVTGKPFVFAAGADLSGIGRLTAWEQSNWMAETGHAVFRRLIDSAVPTFAFVNGAALGGGLELALSCHYRTVASNAGVIALPETFLGLFPGWGGTQLLPNLIGPDAAVTVMVENALNQNRMLKPAQVAKLGIADVLLDSADYLEQSLSWAAQVVRGEITVERPEIDRGAGWDAAVARAQALVTGKTQGAAPGPQHAVDLLTLARENDLDAGFAAETRALSDVLMSDETRAGLYSFDLVQRRVKRPAGAPDKSLARNVSKVGIVGAGLMASQLALLFVRRLKVPVVLTDVDAARIDKGVGYVHAEVDKLLGKGRVSPDEANRLKALVSGSLDKAAFADADFVIEAVFEELSVKQQVFAELEEHVSPEAVLATNTSSLSITEMAAKLQHPERVVGFHFFNPVAVLPLLEIVRGERTDDAALATAFATGKNLKKSCVLVKDAPAFVVNRLLTRFLGEVIKAIDEGTPFDVADRALAPLGLPMSPLVLVQLVGPAVATHVAGTLHEAFPERFGVSENMQRLVAAGKAAVWTWDEQGTQRIDPEVADLWQQGSTVLTEEQVRDKALSALAEESRIMLDEGVVAEAQDLDLCMILGAGWPFWLGGITPYLDRSGIAEQVNQARFHAPGVASAAG; this is encoded by the coding sequence ATGCCCGACGAGGTGGTCACCAGGGCGATCACCCGCCTGGTGCGCGTACCCGGCCTGGAGAAGCCGATCGCGCTGATCACGATCGACAACGGCCACGACCACACCAGGCCCTCCACGCTCGGCCCGCAGGGCCTGGTCAGTCTGAACGACGCGCTGGACACGGCCTTCGCCGCCGAGCCCGCCGCGATCGCGGTGACCGGAAAGCCGTTCGTCTTCGCCGCAGGCGCCGACCTCTCGGGGATCGGCAGGCTCACCGCCTGGGAGCAGTCGAACTGGATGGCCGAGACCGGCCACGCCGTCTTCCGCAGGCTGATCGACTCCGCCGTGCCGACCTTCGCCTTCGTCAACGGCGCGGCGCTGGGCGGCGGCCTCGAGCTCGCGCTCTCGTGTCACTACCGCACGGTGGCCTCCAACGCGGGCGTCATCGCCCTGCCGGAGACCTTCCTCGGCCTGTTCCCGGGCTGGGGCGGCACCCAGCTCCTGCCGAACCTGATCGGCCCGGACGCGGCCGTCACCGTCATGGTGGAGAACGCCCTCAACCAGAACCGGATGCTCAAGCCCGCCCAGGTAGCGAAGCTGGGCATCGCGGACGTGCTGCTGGACTCCGCCGACTACCTCGAGCAGTCGCTGTCCTGGGCGGCGCAGGTGGTACGCGGCGAGATCACGGTCGAGCGGCCGGAGATCGACCGGGGCGCGGGCTGGGACGCGGCGGTGGCGCGAGCGCAGGCCCTCGTCACGGGCAAGACCCAGGGCGCCGCACCCGGCCCTCAGCACGCCGTCGACCTACTCACGCTGGCGCGGGAGAACGATCTCGACGCCGGCTTCGCCGCCGAGACGCGGGCGCTGTCCGACGTCCTGATGTCCGACGAGACCCGCGCCGGGCTCTACTCCTTCGACCTCGTGCAACGACGGGTGAAGCGTCCCGCAGGCGCGCCGGACAAGTCGCTGGCCCGCAACGTCAGCAAGGTCGGCATCGTGGGCGCGGGCCTGATGGCCAGCCAGCTGGCGCTGCTGTTCGTGCGACGGCTGAAGGTGCCGGTGGTGCTCACCGACGTCGATGCGGCCAGGATCGACAAGGGCGTCGGCTACGTCCACGCCGAGGTCGACAAGCTCCTCGGCAAGGGCCGTGTCTCCCCCGACGAGGCGAACCGGCTCAAGGCGCTCGTCTCCGGCTCGCTGGACAAGGCGGCCTTCGCCGACGCCGACTTCGTCATCGAGGCCGTCTTCGAGGAGCTGTCGGTCAAGCAGCAGGTCTTCGCCGAGCTGGAGGAGCACGTCTCCCCCGAGGCGGTCCTGGCGACGAACACCTCCTCGCTGTCGATCACCGAGATGGCCGCCAAGCTCCAGCACCCCGAGCGGGTCGTGGGCTTCCACTTCTTCAACCCGGTGGCCGTGCTGCCGCTGCTGGAGATCGTCCGGGGCGAGCGCACGGACGACGCGGCGCTGGCCACGGCCTTCGCCACCGGCAAGAACCTGAAGAAGTCCTGCGTCCTGGTGAAGGACGCGCCTGCCTTCGTGGTGAACCGACTGCTGACCCGGTTCCTCGGCGAGGTCATCAAGGCCATCGACGAGGGCACCCCGTTCGACGTCGCCGATCGCGCCCTGGCGCCGTTGGGGCTGCCGATGAGCCCGCTGGTGCTGGTGCAGCTCGTAGGTCCCGCCGTGGCCACTCACGTCGCGGGGACCCTGCACGAAGCCTTCCCGGAGCGCTTCGGCGTCAGCGAGAACATGCAGCGGCTCGTGGCTGCGGGCAAGGCCGCCGTGTGGACCTGGGACGAGCAGGGCACCCAGCGCATCGACCCCGAGGTCGCCGATCTCTGGCAGCAGGGCTCGACGGTGCTCACCGAGGAACAGGTGCGGGACAAGGCGCTGTCCGCGCTGGCCGAGGAGTCCCGGATCATGCTCGACGAGGGTGTGGTGGCCGAGGCGCAGGACCTCGATCTGTGCATGATCCTCGGTGCGGGCTGGCCGTTCTGGCTGGGCGGCATCACGCCGTATCTCGACCGGAGCGGCATCGCCGAGCAGGTCAACCAGGCTCGTTTCCACGCGCCGGGGGTGGCGTCGGCCGCAGGCTGA
- a CDS encoding ABC transporter substrate-binding protein produces the protein MGAQRRSPLQRGRSVLALAMVAGLVTACGGAGGGDADGQVELRFTWWGSDDRAEITEEAIALFEERNPNITVNTSYAAFSGYFERLATEVAGNNAPDVIQMDYAYLREYGDRGVLADLHEFDEDQLGTEGITPLLARSGEIDGRMYALPMAQNTHAWAYDEQAWTESGVPLPEAGWTWEDLLSSSQALTESTDGERYGTTDFGWSWETFQVWLRQQDKDLYTDAGEIDFDREDLTTYLELLEEFRTTEAATPANITSEIDGAVENSPLARGSAFADFTWDSTAVSFSSVLPDGVGLAPMPRIEGSDRVGQFAKPGMLISIAANSEHPEESAALVDFLLNDVDAGLILGTSRGMPVNNDVREAVGAELEGPDQLVYDYEEALADELEEPPSAPPPGNSALKREWQRLNSVIGFGQLSIDDAVDQFLERAEQEL, from the coding sequence ATGGGTGCGCAGAGACGCTCACCGTTACAACGGGGTAGATCTGTTTTGGCCCTGGCCATGGTGGCCGGGCTGGTGACGGCCTGCGGTGGTGCCGGCGGCGGAGACGCCGACGGCCAGGTAGAGCTTCGGTTCACCTGGTGGGGCAGCGACGACCGCGCCGAGATCACCGAGGAGGCGATCGCGTTGTTCGAGGAGCGGAATCCGAACATCACGGTCAACACCTCGTATGCGGCGTTCTCGGGGTACTTCGAGCGGTTGGCGACCGAGGTCGCGGGCAACAACGCGCCGGACGTGATCCAGATGGACTACGCGTATCTGCGGGAGTACGGGGATCGGGGCGTCCTTGCCGATCTCCACGAGTTCGACGAGGATCAACTGGGCACCGAGGGCATCACGCCGTTGCTGGCGCGTTCCGGTGAGATCGACGGCAGGATGTACGCGCTGCCGATGGCGCAGAACACCCATGCGTGGGCGTACGACGAACAGGCCTGGACGGAGTCCGGGGTGCCGCTGCCCGAGGCGGGCTGGACGTGGGAGGACCTGCTGAGCAGCAGCCAGGCTCTGACCGAGTCCACCGACGGCGAGCGCTACGGGACCACCGACTTCGGCTGGTCCTGGGAGACCTTCCAGGTCTGGCTCCGCCAACAGGACAAAGACCTCTATACCGACGCAGGCGAGATCGACTTCGACCGCGAGGACCTCACCACCTATCTGGAACTCCTCGAGGAGTTCCGCACCACCGAAGCCGCCACCCCGGCCAACATCACCTCCGAGATCGACGGCGCCGTGGAGAACTCGCCGCTGGCCAGGGGCTCGGCCTTCGCCGACTTCACCTGGGACAGCACGGCGGTCAGCTTCTCCTCCGTGCTGCCGGACGGCGTCGGCCTCGCACCGATGCCGCGCATCGAGGGCAGTGACCGGGTGGGCCAGTTCGCCAAGCCGGGCATGCTGATCAGCATCGCGGCGAACAGCGAGCATCCCGAGGAGTCGGCCGCCCTGGTCGACTTCCTGCTCAACGACGTCGACGCGGGCCTCATCCTCGGCACCTCGAGAGGCATGCCCGTCAACAACGACGTCCGCGAAGCCGTCGGCGCCGAACTCGAAGGACCCGACCAACTCGTCTACGACTACGAGGAAGCCCTCGCCGACGAACTCGAAGAACCCCCGTCCGCACCACCGCCGGGCAACAGCGCACTTAAACGAGAATGGCAGCGCCTCAACTCGGTGATCGGATTCGGACAACTGTCCATCGACGACGCAGTGGATCAGTTCCTAGAACGCGCTGAGCAAGAACTCTGA
- a CDS encoding carbohydrate ABC transporter permease, whose amino-acid sequence MVAQQVNEVASPQPGRTGSGRARKGSKSKEQTGIAYLFLSPWIAGAVLLTIGPMVASLYLSFTDYNLFTAPEWVGLDNYIRLFTQDDRFMSSVGVTFQYVFLSAPLKLAAALGVALLLNRPRKGQGFYRSAFYAPSLLGASVGIALVWRSLFTDDGAVDSLLSSVGINTGGWINQPDYAMYVIVILAVWQFGAPMVIFLAGLKQIPQDLYDAAAVDGASTWKTFTSVTLPMLSPVIFFNLVMEIIQSFQSFTGAFVVSNGQGGPADSTLFYTLYLYQRGFQDFQMGYASAMAWLLLLTIALFTGLVFKTSGRWVFYAGEDK is encoded by the coding sequence ATGGTCGCGCAACAAGTCAACGAAGTGGCATCGCCGCAGCCCGGCAGGACTGGATCGGGCCGCGCCCGCAAGGGGTCGAAGAGCAAGGAGCAGACAGGCATCGCCTATCTGTTCCTGTCGCCGTGGATCGCGGGCGCCGTGCTGCTCACCATCGGTCCGATGGTGGCCTCGCTGTACCTGTCCTTCACGGACTACAACCTGTTCACCGCGCCCGAATGGGTCGGCCTGGACAACTACATCCGGCTGTTCACCCAGGACGACAGGTTCATGTCCTCGGTGGGGGTGACCTTCCAATACGTCTTCCTGTCGGCGCCGCTGAAGCTGGCGGCCGCACTGGGAGTCGCCCTGCTGCTCAACCGCCCGAGGAAGGGCCAGGGCTTCTACCGGTCCGCCTTCTATGCCCCGTCTCTGCTGGGTGCCAGCGTCGGCATCGCCCTGGTGTGGCGGTCGCTGTTCACCGACGACGGCGCGGTCGACTCGCTGCTGAGCTCCGTCGGCATCAACACCGGCGGCTGGATCAACCAGCCCGACTACGCGATGTACGTCATCGTCATCCTGGCGGTCTGGCAGTTCGGCGCGCCGATGGTCATCTTCCTGGCAGGCCTCAAGCAGATCCCGCAGGACCTCTACGACGCCGCCGCCGTGGACGGGGCGAGTACGTGGAAGACCTTCACCTCGGTGACGCTGCCGATGCTGTCCCCGGTGATCTTCTTCAACCTCGTGATGGAGATCATCCAGTCGTTCCAGTCGTTCACGGGCGCGTTCGTGGTCAGCAACGGCCAGGGCGGACCCGCCGACTCCACGCTCTTCTACACGCTGTACCTGTACCAGCGCGGATTCCAGGACTTCCAGATGGGCTACGCCTCGGCGATGGCCTGGCTGCTGCTCCTGACGATCGCGCTGTTCACCGGACTGGTCTTCAAGACATCCGGCCGGTGGGTGTTCTACGCCGGAGAGGACAAGTAG
- a CDS encoding mandelate racemase/muconate lactonizing enzyme family protein: protein MRITELTSEAFTVPLDRPWGPGVDQQHLIVTTLRTEDGSTGTGFSWTPLVGAHAVLAMLEHDLPRLIVGGQTAPAGVWWDRLWAGLHEGGSGGITGMALAAVDIALWDLRAKAAGLPLTDFIGRRRETVGIYGSGVNLFYELDELADQVRRFVAAGHRAVKIKVGSPELARDLERVAAVREILGPDRLLMIDANQRWDHPTAVRAIRALSAYDPYWIEEPLLADELPGLARLRAAVDVPIAVGENLRTVYQFRDALTAGAVDFVQPNAVRVGGITPFLRIAELAATFGVPTAPHLLPELSAQLAMCVGSVSMVEDIDRASFGALGALAEPSGVRLEPPSAHTATAPGHGLVFATEKLTPLVG, encoded by the coding sequence ATGCGCATCACCGAGCTGACCAGCGAGGCGTTCACCGTGCCGTTGGACCGGCCCTGGGGGCCCGGGGTCGACCAGCAGCACCTGATCGTCACGACCCTGCGCACCGAGGACGGCTCGACCGGCACCGGATTCAGCTGGACGCCGCTGGTCGGGGCGCACGCGGTGCTCGCCATGCTGGAGCACGATCTGCCGAGGCTGATCGTGGGTGGACAGACGGCTCCCGCCGGGGTGTGGTGGGACCGCCTGTGGGCCGGTCTGCACGAAGGCGGCTCGGGCGGCATCACCGGCATGGCCCTCGCGGCGGTCGACATCGCCCTGTGGGATCTGCGGGCGAAGGCCGCCGGACTGCCGCTGACCGACTTCATCGGTAGGCGTCGTGAGACCGTCGGCATCTACGGCAGCGGCGTCAACCTCTTCTACGAGCTCGACGAGCTTGCGGACCAAGTCCGCCGGTTCGTCGCGGCGGGCCATCGGGCGGTGAAGATCAAGGTCGGCTCCCCGGAACTGGCCAGGGACCTCGAACGGGTCGCCGCGGTGCGCGAGATCCTCGGTCCGGACCGCCTGCTGATGATCGACGCCAACCAGCGTTGGGACCACCCCACGGCGGTGCGAGCGATCCGTGCCCTGTCCGCCTACGACCCCTACTGGATCGAGGAGCCGCTGCTCGCCGACGAGCTGCCGGGGCTGGCCCGACTCCGCGCGGCCGTCGACGTCCCCATCGCGGTCGGCGAGAACCTGCGGACCGTGTATCAGTTCCGGGATGCGCTGACGGCGGGCGCGGTCGACTTCGTACAGCCCAACGCGGTCCGGGTCGGCGGCATCACGCCGTTCCTGCGGATCGCCGAGCTGGCCGCGACGTTCGGCGTGCCGACCGCCCCGCACCTGCTGCCGGAGCTGTCCGCGCAGTTGGCGATGTGCGTGGGCTCGGTGTCCATGGTGGAGGACATCGATCGCGCCTCCTTCGGCGCGCTCGGCGCGCTGGCCGAGCCGAGCGGGGTCCGCCTGGAGCCGCCGTCGGCGCACACCGCGACCGCACCGGGCCACGGACTCGTCTTCGCCACCGAGAAGCTCACGCCGCTCGTCGGCTAG
- a CDS encoding penicillin-binding transpeptidase domain-containing protein, translating to MRIGRRTAVLFGVAVLAGSSLAACSNGRAAAEEAATEFAQAWQSGDLGTISYAEVSGDEAQEWYTGITEGVAGEVREVTVGEVTVEDAAGEARLDVSWELASGDEWEYQTTLDLRQQGDQWQVVLDPGAVHPDLVEGETLRSRHTPAQRGEIVDVDGEPIVTARPVVVVGVQPANVTDPAGLAQTLGSALADDGVDTSGLPDRIAAAGPDDFVEVVTLREERYQEVRPQVYELPGTVFREETRELAPTREFARALLGSAGPVTQEIMDDDPGRYRVGDIVGLSGLQRTLDDRLRGTGGVAVVIDGTERELFSSEPVPGETVTLTLDPAVQNAADRALAAEPRASALVAVRISDGHVLAVAGGPDGGSGDVALNGWVPPGSTFKMVSAMALLDGGDVTLDQPVDCPSTIEVDGHTVKNAFPEALGEVPFRENFARSCNTAFVALAPNLGSDGLTDAAAKLGIGGDWDIGVGVSTGSVPPADGASAQAASAFGQGQTTVSPMTMAAATAGVAAGQWKQPRLVVEPEQAETPVETREPLDTDSVDALHTMMREVVTDGTATRLAEVPGDPVHGKTGTAEYGTEDPPRSHSWFVGWQGDVALASFVEDGGDAGGPATAAAERFLRDLNE from the coding sequence ATGCGCATCGGAAGACGGACAGCGGTCCTGTTCGGGGTCGCGGTGCTGGCCGGCAGCAGCCTGGCCGCCTGTTCGAACGGCCGGGCGGCCGCCGAGGAGGCGGCGACGGAGTTCGCCCAGGCCTGGCAGTCGGGCGACCTCGGCACGATCTCGTATGCCGAAGTCTCGGGCGACGAGGCCCAGGAGTGGTACACGGGGATCACCGAGGGCGTGGCGGGCGAGGTCCGCGAGGTGACCGTCGGCGAGGTCACGGTGGAGGACGCGGCGGGCGAGGCCCGGCTCGACGTCTCCTGGGAGCTGGCCTCGGGCGACGAATGGGAGTACCAGACCACACTGGACCTGCGTCAACAGGGCGACCAGTGGCAGGTGGTCCTCGATCCCGGCGCCGTGCACCCCGATCTCGTCGAGGGCGAGACGCTGCGCAGCAGGCACACGCCCGCGCAGCGCGGCGAGATCGTCGACGTCGACGGCGAGCCCATCGTCACCGCCCGGCCGGTGGTCGTGGTCGGCGTGCAGCCGGCCAACGTCACCGACCCGGCCGGGCTCGCCCAGACCCTGGGCAGCGCGCTGGCCGACGACGGGGTGGACACCTCGGGGCTGCCCGATCGCATCGCAGCGGCGGGCCCGGACGACTTCGTCGAGGTCGTCACCCTGCGGGAGGAGCGCTATCAGGAGGTGCGCCCGCAGGTCTACGAGCTGCCCGGCACCGTCTTCCGCGAGGAGACCAGGGAGCTGGCCCCGACCCGCGAGTTCGCCAGGGCGTTGTTGGGCAGCGCGGGCCCGGTCACCCAGGAGATCATGGACGACGACCCCGGCCGATATCGGGTCGGGGACATCGTGGGCCTCAGCGGCCTGCAACGCACTCTGGACGACCGGCTGCGGGGGACCGGGGGCGTCGCGGTCGTCATCGACGGCACCGAGCGCGAGTTGTTCAGCTCAGAGCCCGTGCCGGGGGAGACGGTCACGCTGACGCTGGACCCCGCCGTGCAGAACGCCGCCGATCGCGCGCTGGCGGCGGAACCCCGAGCCAGCGCACTGGTGGCGGTGCGGATCAGCGACGGCCACGTTCTCGCGGTCGCAGGCGGGCCGGACGGCGGCAGCGGCGATGTCGCCCTCAACGGCTGGGTTCCGCCGGGCTCCACGTTCAAGATGGTCAGCGCGATGGCGCTGCTCGACGGGGGCGACGTCACGCTGGACCAGCCCGTCGACTGCCCGTCGACGATCGAGGTGGACGGACACACCGTCAAGAACGCCTTCCCCGAGGCATTGGGCGAGGTGCCGTTCCGCGAGAACTTCGCCCGGTCCTGCAACACCGCCTTCGTCGCGCTGGCGCCGAACCTCGGCTCGGACGGGCTCACCGATGCGGCGGCGAAGCTCGGCATCGGCGGCGACTGGGACATCGGGGTGGGAGTCTCCACCGGATCGGTGCCCCCGGCGGACGGCGCGTCGGCACAGGCGGCCTCGGCCTTCGGCCAGGGCCAGACCACGGTGAGCCCGATGACGATGGCCGCCGCCACCGCCGGAGTCGCCGCGGGACAGTGGAAGCAGCCGAGGCTGGTCGTCGAGCCGGAACAGGCCGAGACGCCGGTAGAGACCCGCGAGCCGCTGGACACCGACTCGGTGGACGCCCTGCACACGATGATGCGCGAGGTCGTCACCGACGGCACCGCGACGCGGCTGGCCGAGGTGCCCGGCGACCCGGTGCACGGCAAGACCGGCACGGCCGAGTACGGCACCGAGGACCCGCCGCGCAGCCACAGCTGGTTCGTCGGCTGGCAGGGCGACGTGGCGTTGGCGAGCTTCGTCGAGGACGGCGGCGACGCGGGCGGGCCCGCGACCGCTGCGGCGGAACGTTTCCTGCGCGACCTCAACGAATGA
- a CDS encoding Gfo/Idh/MocA family protein, protein MDSQVLGIAMNGITGRMGYRQHLLRSILAIREAGGVTLSDGTRVMPEPILVGRSEQKLRELARRHQLDRWTTDLGEALAAEDVSIYFDAQVTSAREEAVRRAVEAGKHVYTEKPTATSLAGAVALARTAAEAGVKTGVVQDKLFLPGLMKLKRLIDGGFFGRILSVRGEFGYWVFEGDWQRAQRPSWNYRAEDGGGIVVDMFPHWHYVLEDLFGTVEAVTAKAVTHIDRRWDEQNQAYEATADDSAYGIFELAGGIIAQINSSWSVRVNRDELVEFQVDGTEGSAVAGLRSCRVQHRSATPMPVWDPDVAQSEQFRDQWQVVPDNGEQDNGFRVQWEMFVRHVCEDAPFPYDFLAGARGVQLAEAGLESSRIGSRVAIEPITT, encoded by the coding sequence ATGGACAGTCAAGTGCTGGGTATCGCGATGAACGGGATCACGGGACGGATGGGCTATCGCCAGCATCTGCTCCGCTCGATCCTCGCCATCCGCGAGGCGGGCGGCGTCACGCTGTCCGACGGGACTCGGGTCATGCCCGAGCCGATCCTCGTCGGTCGCAGCGAACAGAAGCTCCGAGAACTGGCCCGACGGCACCAGCTGGATCGGTGGACGACCGACCTCGGCGAGGCCCTGGCCGCCGAGGACGTGTCGATCTACTTCGACGCGCAGGTGACCAGTGCCCGAGAGGAGGCGGTGCGTCGCGCGGTCGAGGCGGGCAAGCACGTCTATACCGAGAAGCCCACCGCGACCTCGCTGGCGGGGGCCGTTGCCCTGGCCAGGACGGCCGCCGAGGCAGGGGTGAAGACCGGTGTCGTGCAGGACAAGCTCTTCCTGCCGGGCCTGATGAAGCTCAAGCGCCTGATCGACGGCGGCTTCTTCGGCCGCATCCTGTCGGTGCGCGGCGAGTTCGGCTACTGGGTCTTCGAGGGCGACTGGCAGCGCGCGCAGCGACCGAGCTGGAACTACCGCGCCGAGGACGGCGGCGGCATCGTCGTCGACATGTTCCCGCACTGGCATTACGTGCTGGAGGACCTGTTCGGCACGGTCGAGGCGGTCACTGCCAAGGCGGTCACGCACATCGACCGGCGCTGGGACGAGCAGAACCAGGCCTACGAGGCGACCGCGGACGACTCGGCCTACGGCATCTTCGAGCTCGCGGGCGGCATCATCGCCCAGATCAACTCCTCGTGGTCGGTCCGGGTGAATCGCGACGAGCTGGTGGAGTTCCAGGTGGACGGCACCGAGGGCAGCGCCGTCGCGGGACTGCGTTCCTGTCGGGTGCAGCATCGCTCGGCCACGCCGATGCCGGTGTGGGACCCGGACGTCGCGCAGTCGGAGCAGTTCCGCGATCAGTGGCAGGTCGTGCCGGACAACGGCGAGCAGGACAATGGATTCCGCGTGCAGTGGGAGATGTTCGTCCGCCACGTCTGCGAGGACGCGCCGTTCCCGTACGACTTCCTCGCCGGAGCCAGGGGCGTGCAACTCGCCGAGGCGGGCCTGGAGTCCTCGCGCATCGGCAGTCGCGTCGCCATCGAGCCCATCACGACGTGA
- a CDS encoding NAD-dependent epimerase/dehydratase family protein: MRVLVTGGSGRLGRSVLAALAEAGHEPVCVDLVRPPAGQVPYESFAVDLLDTGECYSVVGRYRPDAIVHLAAVPVPFLRTDVATFRTNTQMVFNVCQAATDLGVGTVLAASSPTVIGYGNPAGWQADYLPLDEAHPTRPWHAYGLSKVVAEETIQAFARRWPDRIACHAFRPCFVVSPEEWDGAPTQTGDTILDRLDRPELAAVSLFNYLDARDAGDFVAALLGRAKDIPPGEVFFVGAPDAMAREPLAELLVEHAGVPAAQAAGLTGSSPAFDSAKAERLLGWRAKRSWRTELR; this comes from the coding sequence GTGCGGGTGCTCGTCACCGGAGGCAGCGGCAGGCTGGGGCGCAGTGTCCTGGCGGCGCTGGCCGAAGCAGGCCATGAGCCCGTCTGCGTCGACCTCGTCCGTCCGCCTGCCGGGCAGGTCCCCTACGAGTCCTTCGCGGTGGACCTGCTCGACACCGGCGAGTGCTACAGCGTCGTCGGCCGCTACCGGCCGGACGCGATCGTGCACCTCGCGGCGGTGCCCGTGCCGTTCCTGCGCACCGACGTGGCGACCTTTCGCACCAACACGCAGATGGTCTTCAACGTCTGCCAGGCGGCGACGGATCTCGGCGTCGGCACGGTGCTCGCCGCCAGCAGCCCCACCGTGATCGGCTACGGGAATCCGGCAGGCTGGCAGGCGGACTACCTGCCGCTGGACGAGGCACACCCGACGCGGCCGTGGCACGCGTACGGGCTGTCCAAGGTCGTCGCGGAGGAGACGATCCAGGCCTTCGCACGCCGCTGGCCGGACCGGATCGCCTGCCACGCGTTCCGTCCGTGCTTCGTGGTCTCGCCGGAGGAGTGGGACGGGGCGCCGACCCAGACCGGGGACACGATCCTCGATCGACTCGATCGGCCCGAACTGGCCGCCGTGTCCCTCTTCAACTATCTCGACGCCCGAGACGCAGGCGACTTCGTCGCCGCGTTGCTGGGCAGGGCCAAAGACATCCCGCCGGGTGAGGTCTTCTTCGTCGGGGCACCGGACGCCATGGCGAGGGAGCCGCTGGCCGAGCTGCTCGTCGAGCACGCCGGGGTGCCCGCCGCGCAGGCGGCGGGGCTGACCGGGTCGAGCCCGGCCTTCGACAGTGCCAAGGCCGAGCGACTGCTCGGCTGGCGGGCGAAGCGGAGCTGGCGCACCGAGCTTCGGTGA